The Bradyrhizobium sp. CCBAU 53340 nucleotide sequence GGAGGTGCGGCGGTTTGGAAGGGCAATTTGGGATGTTACTGGAAAGCGCGATATCGATATTGTGTTCGAGCATCCAGGTGAGCAAACATTCCCCGTCTCGACGATCGTCGTAAAGCGCGGTGGCATGGTAGTCGTTTGCGGCAGCACAACAGGTTTCAATCTTACCTTCGATGCCCGTTATATCTGGATGCGCCAGAAGCGAATTCAAGGTTCTCATTTCGCGAATCTCAAACAGGCAAATGCTGCGAACCGTTTTGTGCTCGATCGCCGAATCGACCCGAGTATGAGCGAGGTCCTGCCGTGGGAGGAAGTTGCGCGAGCGCATACGAAGATGTGGAAGAATCAGCACAGGCCCGGAAACATGGCTGTTCTGATCAATGCGCCGCGAATCGGACTACGAAATTTGGAGGACATTTTATCCGCGGCTGCGTTGCCTTAACCGTAAGCGCAGTTCTGCGGCTTTTGACTGGCCCTTGACGCCTATTTTGTTCGCGTCGCGCGTCGCCGCGGTTTCCATGTGTCGGACAGCGCGTTGACGGCGGCTTCGAGCGCCTTCCGGTCGACGATGTTGGGATCGAACCGCGCCGGACCCCAGAGGCGCATATGTTCGTGGTCCGGATGGGCAGGGTCTCTGATGGCTTCAAGGTATTCGGCATAACCCGGCGCACCGCCGACGTCTTCCGGAGGACAACGACCGGCGGCTTCGAGCAAGAAGGGAAGTCCCTCCGTCGTGGTGTTCTCGAACCATTTTTCGAGCTTGATCACATGGTCCCAGCTGTCGCCGAAGTCATAGAGATAATGGATCGTCTTGGCGCCAGTCTCGCGAACGACATCGCAAGGCCGCGCTTTGCTGGCATCCATGGGCTGGTGGGCGTAATCGTTGTGAGGATCTGGAATCCCCCAACGGACCTCACCAGCGAAGAACTCGAAGAGGTGGCTGTTCGTCCAGCCAAATGCCGCCTGAAGCGACAGATGCAGCCGATCCAAGCGCAGGGTGACGGGTACGACGAGGCGACGCATCACCTCCGGTTTCACGTCCTTGAGGTCACCTTGATCCGGACCGCGGTCGTGTTCAGGCTCATGCCGCCAGCCTCGGATCGTATGGAAGCATCGTGTAGATCGATGCCCAAGGGAGCAGTTCGTCCAGTCGCGCCGCAGGCCAACCATTGACGAGATTGGCGAGAACATCAGCGAGCCAGTGCTCGGCACTGACGCCATTGAGCTTACAGGTTTATGCCGCCCGCCGAACTATGCCGAACGGAGTTGGTATGGCACGCCGTTGTCACGCTGGCACCGCCGATCGCGTGCAGGGCAGCCCCATTCCATTCGGCATAGTCTGGTCGTTCAGAGCGCCTCCAGAAAGGCGAGCAGGCGGTCGTTCGGCTGGAAGCGGGTTAGCTTGCCGCGCTCGTACGGCTTGAGCTTCGCCAGGGCAGCTTCCTTGAGGGCGAGGTGGGCGTGCAGGTACGTCTGCGTCGTCTCGACCGATTCATGACCGAGCCACAGCGCGATCACAGAACAGTCGACGCCGGCTTGCAGCAGTTCCATCGCAGCGCTGTGCCTCAGCACGTGCGGCGACACGCTCTTGGCCTTCAAAGACGGGCAACTCTTGTGAGCGACACGAACATGCTTTCCCAGCAGGGACTGGACGCTGTCGGCACTGAGCCGGCCCCCGTGCACGTTCGGGAACAACGCTGTTGCTCCTTTCCGCAACGGTTCCTTGAGCCATGCCTGGAGCGCACACCGAGCGAGTGTGGTCAGCGGAGTGGTCCGCTCCTTCCGCCCTTTACCGACGCATCGCACGTGTGCGCCAGACCCGAGGTGGACGGCATCCCGGTCAAGGCCAGTCAGCTCTGAGAGGCGTAAGCCTGTCTGGGCCGCGACTAACAGCAAGGTGTGATCGCGGCGGCCAAGCCACGTCGTTCGATCGGGCGCTGCGAGAACCGCCTCGATCTCGGGGCG carries:
- a CDS encoding plasmid pRiA4b ORF-3 family protein, which gives rise to MRRLVVPVTLRLDRLHLSLQAAFGWTNSHLFEFFAGEVRWGIPDPHNDYAHQPMDASKARPCDVVRETGAKTIHYLYDFGDSWDHVIKLEKWFENTTTEGLPFLLEAAGRCPPEDVGGAPGYAEYLEAIRDPAHPDHEHMRLWGPARFDPNIVDRKALEAAVNALSDTWKPRRRATRTK
- a CDS encoding tyrosine-type recombinase/integrase, which codes for MKPACNVATLIERFFTERLMRQRNVSGNTIASYRDTFRLLFMFARVQLRKSPSALTLADLDATFIGAFLTDLEVTRGASAKTRNLRLTAIRSFFRFVSFEEPAHSALIQRVLAIPSKRHDKRKVHFLTRPEIEAVLAAPDRTTWLGRRDHTLLLVAAQTGLRLSELTGLDRDAVHLGSGAHVRCVGKGRKERTTPLTTLARCALQAWLKEPLRKGATALFPNVHGGRLSADSVQSLLGKHVRVAHKSCPSLKAKSVSPHVLRHSAAMELLQAGVDCSVIALWLGHESVETTQTYLHAHLALKEAALAKLKPYERGKLTRFQPNDRLLAFLEAL